A genome region from Anastrepha obliqua isolate idAnaObli1 chromosome 4, idAnaObli1_1.0, whole genome shotgun sequence includes the following:
- the LOC129245806 gene encoding mucin-2, which yields MDYRYFLIAFILNVNPILSDNGDGTFVTQTVYGFLDFTTTIGNTVMVFSPQSAPPIEKIDIPTNIIETKPFVEKPSEDESIKPTKSTNSVKLPTSKPLEKKNLKSNIVEAQKNTKENNNNSNSKVTISNSVVVAAQAPAEPVDEPPTLQIENNVYEYDLLSRQPAEYAEETYRVINNKASDKPRNRLNQRRTYDISSAASVTHETTTSRLKSSQAPDNKPHSPTGPKGKKPKIRSTAPLRILKTTTPTLHKPGNSPQEQKSNRLSGSNRQNGKGNRSNGNEKEHVSITESVVESSQVNHGHKKSSPRSKPKRKSKNNRSSAAHKSSAVILASSAEPTRKTFRSKVRPSNVEAQASTSVYMFKLNRTPGRWQYTTTPKPRVSIRKNAEGNTTKTVDPFAGNPNLNIISENGDLESSGSQNGAVVNNIDQGGNYQHLVETLNVEISTPADFKDTYYELATIKTPYAFQVGGLKKTRFITVTSTIEKTLTPDPTEVQIPDGPLTENILATSTREPNFLRDSGVTTLKALHISENAETPSLETVVDSFSTTLKKLRTQVLPIVYDINNETSYVTLTQTYDITSLITVTKTLSPLETDIPLRSFTDFGANLDEAGSEINLELEFGDEDNADNSKDDKPYRAKLSDIADLFGKSSNLTAEEIQRLALWKLQNGSQQFSSLNVPSIPQFTPESTLPFPSIAPSINPFLLPLQQFQTITSSIVHETIATQTNSKVLKLTFGARTAYTTIFSSEVVPTRATSYIITSIPVQPTPPAFPGYFPPPYPQYYLG from the exons AGAAAATTGATATACCCACGAATATAATTGAAACGAAGCCATTCGTTGAAAAGCCATCGGAAGACGAAAGTATTAAGCCTACCAAATCAACGAACTCCGTTAAGTTACCGACTAGCAAACCTTTGGAGAAAAAGAACTTAAAATCTAATATTGTTGAGGCTCAAAAGaacacaaaagaaaacaacaataatagtaATAGCAAAGTAACAATAAGTAACTCGGTAGTTGTCGCTGCACAGGCTCCAGCTGAGCCTGTCGATGAGCCGCCAACTCTACAAATCGAAAACAATGTCTATGAATATGATTTGCTCTCACGCCAACCAGCCGAATATGCGGAAGAAACGTATCGCGTTATTAACAACAAGGCTTCAGACAAACCACGAAATAGACTCAATCAGCGGCGAACTTACGACATTTCCTCCGCAGCTAGTGTAACACATGAAACAACAACGAGCAGATTGAAGTCCAGTCAGGCGCCAGATAACAAGCCACACTCGCCTACTGGTCCCAAAGGCAAGAAACCGAAAATAAGATCAACCGCACCACTGCGTATCCTAAAGACTACAACGCCTACTTTACACAAACCTGGTAATAGTCCACAGGAACAAAAGAGTAATCGTCTATCCGGTTCGAATAGACAGAATGGCAAAGGCAATCGTAGCAATGGAAACGAAAAAGAGCACGTGTCTATAACTGAATCAGTGGTTGAATCGTCACAAGTTAATCATGGTCATAAAAAGAGTTCGCCACGTAGTAAACCCAAACG GAAGAGCAAGAACAACAGATCATCAGCTGCGCACAAAAGTAGTGCGGTAATTTTGGCATCGTCTGCCGAACCGACACGCAAAACCTTCCGCTCCAAAGTGAGACCCTCAAATGTGGAAGCTCAAGCTTCGACGAGTGTATATATGTTCAAGTTGAACCGTACGCCTGGTCGTTGGCAGTACACAACAACACCAAAACCGAGAGTGTCAATACGCAAGAATGCGGAGGGCAATACCACCAAGACTGTGGACCCTTTTGCCGGCAATCCCAACCTAAATATAATATCGGAAAATGGTGATTTGGAATCGTCTGGCTCGCAAAATGGTGCTGTTGTAAATAATATTGATCAAGGTGGTAATTATCAGCACCTTGTGGAAACTTTGAATGTGGAAATATCAACGCCAGCAGATTTTAAGGATACCTACTATGAGTTGGCTACCATCAAAACACCCTACGCTTTTCAG GTTGGTGGTTTAAAGAAAACCCGCTTCATTACCGTCACCTCAACCATAGAAAAAACACTGACGCCCGACCCAACTGAAGTACAAATACCAGATGGACCTCTAACCGAAAACATTTTGGCAACGTCAACGCGGGAGCCGAACTTCCTCCGCGATTCCGGCGTCACAACTCTCAAAGCATTACACATTTCAGAGAATGCAGAAACGCCAAGTTTAGAAACTGTGGTGGATTCGTTTAGTACCACTTTAAAGAAATTACGCACTCAAGTTTTACCCATTGTCTATGATATCAACAATGAAACATCGTACGTCACACTCACACAAACTTACGACATCACAAGCCTTATAACCGTGACGAAAACTCTGTCGCCCTTGGAAACGGATATACCGCTCAGGAGTTTTACCGATTTTGGTGCTAATCTAGATGAGGCTGGTTCAGAAATAAACCTAGAATTGGAATTTGGCGATGAGGATAATGCAGACAATTCTAAAGATGATAAGCCATATCGCGCCAAACTCTCAGACATTGCTGATCTCTTCGGCAAGTCATCGAATCTTACCGCCGAGGAAATTCAAAGATTAGCGCTGTGGAAATTGCAAAATGGTTCACAACAATTCTCTTCACTCAATGTGCCCAGCATACCGCAATTCACGCCAGAGAGCACACTACCATTCCCCTCGATTGCGCCCTCTATAAATCCATTCTTACTGCCATTGCAGCAATTCCAAACGATAACCTCCAGTATTGTGCATGAAACTATTGCGACTCAAACCAATagtaaagttttaaaattaaccTTCGGTGCACGAACGGCCTACACGACGATTTTCTCTAGTGAAGTAGTGCCGACACGTGCCACCAGTTACATCATCACATCCATTCCCGTTCAGCCGACACCACCAGCATTCCCCGGCTACTTTCCACCACCGTACCCACAATATTATCTCGGATAA